The following nucleotide sequence is from Euleptes europaea isolate rEulEur1 chromosome 3, rEulEur1.hap1, whole genome shotgun sequence.
TACTAAAAATGGCCAGTGACTGAACAGGATTTCCATTCTTGTGAATTTTTGGAGAAAATGCAGATTAATTGAGATGTGTGATTAAAACCAGGGCTAATCCACAGTGCAGGCAAGCCTTAGTTATCTCTCCATTTGCTCTAGCCATTTTTCTCACCGGCACATGGCTTTTTGTTTTGCTCTACAGTTCAGTATTCCATAGTCTGACATAAAAACTGTAACAAAATATATACCCAAAGAGATGATTTATCACCTTAAGTCTGCCCCAACACATCGACAGCATTACGTACCAATCATTTATAAAGCCCTTCAAGGGGACACATTTCAATTGGTTTTAAAATGGGTTTCTTCTGGTGCTCATGCTAGGAATTCTGGGAAATGTCGTTTTTACAAAGGTTGTTTATATTCCTAGTTTATCACTGCTGGCTTATCAAGTTATAGTTCACAGAACTGCTTGGGGAAATCACGAGAGAGAAAGATTTTAAATCTGGAGGGCAGCTTTTCTTCACAAGGTGCTATACACTCGGGGCTGTTGCAACATTCCAGAAATCTTGATCAACAGTTTGTGTTTTAATTGATGACACTGGCACATATTTATGGAAGAATGAGAATGAAAACTCAGAGAAATCATACTTTGTGTTTAGGTGATGGATGCTTGTGATGCCTCTTTAGGAGAGGTATTCCCACAAATttaacagaggaagggagaatgcaTCTTCTACGATGGCACCTGCTGTGTTGACCAATCTGGTGCTAAAACAGTtaacgtatttttaaaaaaccctattgTCTGATCAATTGAAATCACATTTTTAACCAATAAGTTTTTAATTGATTCATTTAATGGTTCGATGAAATGTTGTAGCCCTCTTTAAAATCTTTACGCATAACCTTTCAAGGTAGGCGCTTGACCGTGGTATCTTTTCAGCTCCAATGGCCAAATAAACACAGAGCAGATGAAGCCAGGTTTCTTCAAGCCAAACCTTTTAGCCAAGTCTAAGCACATATCCACAATACAAACTGGTTTCAGAGCCCTCACAAAACCACAGTTCCCAGGATCCTTTTGGGGTAGAAAGCCACGACCAATCAAACTAGTTTGTTTTGTTATGTAGACAGGCCCCAACTCTGTCCAATGGGTCACTTTCTTGGCTGCCCCACTTTGTGTGTCCACTCTGGGACTAAGAATTCTGAACAAATTCATACCCATTTTGGATGAGGATCACAACATTGTTTTATTAGGATACAGTTTTTGTGGTGGGGTTATCATGGGGGTCCTAAACAGAGGTAGGGTCCCTATTCCTACATGGTCCCTCCCGCAAGGATGAAAGGTCTCTCTGGTCTAAGAATGCACTGGTGCTGTTCCAAAATAGCTTCCCCCATCTAGCTCATGTGAAGAGCTCCGTCCATTTCAATTTCTGTTGCTCAGTTCTCGTGAAAGTTGGCAGAGACCGCAGAGTGGACAGCAAGACATGACCACCCAGTCTTCACAAATAGTGCCCTGGGTGGAAACAAAAGTGAGGGCAAGTAAGACAGCGTGGGCCAGAGGATAGAGAACTGCCTTTAATGTATAAGGTGAGGACCAGCAAAGGAGTTTCGTGATTCCTTAAAGGCTAGCAGATTAACTGTGGCAGTGGCTAGCCAGTGGAAGTTTATGCTAGAtgcgattttttaaaataaaaggtacCCACAATACTactttttggttttgctgcaacagattgtCACAAATCCCTTTGGAATTTGAAGACAAGGACTGAAATTCCTATTTAATGATCAGTTTAAGCTGGCCGGCCCTTGGGCTTTCAGCTTCAGTATTGTTTCATGTTTGTTCCTTCACTCACTCCAGCATCACTGGCCTCAGCCATACATGCAGTTCATCACAGACTCATAACTACAGGCGGAACTTTCATAAACGGATATCAGTTCATGCGCAATGCCTGTCCCTGGAACCATCCCGCATCAGGCATGCCCGTGTGAATCAGCACCTGGGTTTGCCAGTTGGCTGGAAAAACAGGAATCCAGCCAGCTCTTTCCCCTTTAACACTATAATGTGCAGAAGCCGAAAGGTGAAGCTATTCACAGCTTGGAGAAAAGCATTATCGCCTGTTGCTGTCTACACATTAGGACACTGGGAAAGATGCAGCTATTACAGCTGTCATGTAAATCGGCAAACCTGATTTGTTTTCAAATATGACAGGAAAACTCCCCTATGAGGCtgactcccccccctttcctttaacaATGAACAACTGTGCaataggcagaaattcaacaggagcAGCCTCCCATCCTATTTCACATGCCACAAAAAATTTTCACTGATGACTTCCGAGCCTATAGAAAAATCACCAGAACTCTCGAGCCTCTCTCAGACTGGCACGGCAAACCCATGTGTAATTAACACGTGCTGTCTCCCCCGCGCCCCCACAACATTTCACAGTTCCCATGTTTCACCTCAATGTGGTATTTCTCACGCACACCAGTGCGCAGGGCGATCAGAGTGCCGGGCAGAAAAGGGAGGCAGAAACACTCGCCGGCTTGCTCTGCCACCCGGCAAGCAAGGATGCAGGGCACAAAAGTGGCACAAAGACCTGTGGGACGGCAGAGGAGAACATGGCATTCAATCAGAGAATCTCAGAAGACCGTCCTGGTCCCCTCTCCCTTCTATGCTCCTCAATATTCACCTCTATCCAATTCTCCTTTGTACCACCCCTATTATGGATTCTGTAGGAGACTCAGCAtgtgtcagggttgccagctctggtttgggaaacacctggcgatttagggggtggagcctggggatggtggaggttgcagaggggagggagctcagcagatataatgccataccatccactctccaaagcagcccttttctccagaggaactgatctctgttgtctggagctcAGGTGTAAGTCCAGGaggcctccaggccccacctggaggttggcaacctagcatGTGTGCTTGTATAGCTAAGGAAGCCCTCCATGGCAGGATATGCCTGTTCCTCCACTCCAATTCCCTGTCCCCACAGTTAGGAGGCCAAATTCTGCAATCATGGGTATTAAACCACAGAAATGAATGTTGTGTTTTTggtgtggttttttgtttgtttgtttgttttttgcagaagCGTGCTTAGCTTTATATCTTTCATTCAGTTTCCTGGATTCCCCTTTTTAATgaggttcttttttaaaagaatggagttacattaaaaaaaaattcccaggcTCTCCGGTGCTAAAGGCTGGAAACTTTTCAGAATGTAGTCAATTCTGTGCATGGGCGCCAAAGACACATGCCCGGTATTTTTCTCCGCTAGGGTATCTGTGCCCTgtcctggataggccaggctggcctaatctcagaagctaagcagggtcagccctggttaatacttggatgggaaactaccaaggaagtccaaggttgttactcagaggcaggcaatggcaaaccacctctgtttgtatcttaccttgaaaaccctacagggtcgacatgctggttgcgacttgatgatAAAAGAGGGGCCATCTGTATGCTCCATATGGGTGACTACAGACCTCTTTCCTCCATTGCTGCTCCTAAAGGCACCCTTTAGCCAAAATATGTCTCAACCACTGAGCCAGTTTCCAGCTCTTTCTGCCTTCCGTGAATAGAATTCTGCTCATAGATGCTTTGTTGGCCTTAAAGACCTAAGAGAAGGAGGGATATAGGACAGTGCCTGTGATGTCCAGTACCTGGGGCCTATAGGATTGTTTCCAGTaggactgttgattcggttccatccgacatgaaaaacagacgaattttccccgattcggcagtttctagttcggatagaaccgaagtaaaaaaaggcgggaaaacaatgagccaaacTCGGCAAGTTTGGGCGGACGCTGGATAAATTCATACAACTTCggcgcccccgaatcagcattctcccgcggccaatagatggccaagccgggtcttcttctggccgaTCAGTTGCGgatgtgcggcccggggagagaaagaaagagcatctgtgtgtgtgtgagagatccacgtgtgtgtgtgtgtgcgtggtcctgggttgctgtgcagcccgggggggggggggagaggccttttatgcactggaggttttgccttggatttgccgctctctagatgcacattttttccatccaaattctcaaaactcaacaataagctcccatgcagagttttgagaatctggacggggaaaatgtgcatctagagagcggcaaatccaaggcaaaacctcccatgcataaatggccagagagtttgtgtgtgtgtgagtctgtattccttccattgctgcagctcctgtgctgatcctgtgctgatcgtgagagatcctgagctgaggtgacctgctgctgcttgctggaatcagtatggattattcctcctgacccctgtttttgctggaagagaagacatccacagtttgacccatttgggggcttttctctataacttttttcctgtgtgtgtgtgtgtgtgggaaaagcagattctgtgtgtgtgtgtgaggggggaagccaaagggggtgggtttacctgttctgctggggggtgggcttgattgcctctgtgtgggactgtgctttctgctgttttcaccggttgccaacttcatgtggagttaactgtgggtcaatgagtctctctctggctggctcctgttgtttccaatgggctgtgcagccgctcctgttgtttctaatgggctagcctgtcattcgttttggTACATCCCATGTTAGTGAGtctctctggctggcccgttcttcttcttcgtttggaatttgcatcttctggttggggggggttgttctgctgggggggcttgattgcctctgtggagtgtgatttgggggaggttacctgttcggggggggggctgattgcctctttacgagtgtgattgttgctgttgctgtggaagatttgaatccagcagcatgaaatctatcaatactgaagatacagaATTTGCGCAGGtcacacttacgctagtagcgttataCGATGcgctttggctgtgttgaaatgaaaagatgctatccatgctagttacgctggatgcactttcggcatagttacatcggctcttagaagccacggactggcttctactgtgtgtgtgtgggggggggagccaaaggggggggtgacctgtcctggtggggggacagcttgatctcctctttgtgaatgtgattgttgctgttttcactggttgccaccttcgccagGAGGTCAGTGttggtcggtgagtctctctctggctgccccagaaacaatgggaggttttgccctggatttgctgctctctagatgtacattttccccatccaaatttccaaatctcaacaataagcccccctgcagagttttgagaattcagatgggggaaatgtgcatctagagagcagcaaatccaaagcaaaacctcccatgcataaataaccaatgcagcatcctgcttattcctcccctccccagccccccgcgggtgtccctgctcaggatttctccttttccctgacagtgacagctcagccacgttgtctcctccctcaactcccccccaccccgatcttcgttgtttttgggtgcccccggggctgaggaagcggtgacaggaggaagcgaaatgtagaggaaagggcgggcagtcctgatcctccggcctgcttactcagaagtaagagccgcagtggggctttgctcccaaggtaaagcggagcgaattgtaaacaatgccaccttttatcagtccgcaacaatgggaggttttgccttggatttgccgctctctagatgcacattccccccatccaaatttccaaatctcaacaataaccccccctgcagagttttgaaaattcagatgggggaagtgtgcatctagaaagcggaaaatccaaagcaaaacttcccatgcataaataaccaacgagaaacaatgggaggttttgccttggatttgccactctctagatgcacattaaggattgcctgctcccattcattccaatgggaggatggggggaccccttccagaccccataactcgggaccccctcacccaatcttaaccaaacttgtgggttcttgcaagtagggtccctccaagctaccctgaaagtttgggacctctacctcaaaaaatgccccccccggagccacggaaagctgcaaatgtgtttttaatggctttaaatggctgaattgaTTTGTGAACgtcgaatttcatgccgaattccacggatccgaatagggggagttcggacttcggcatttcccaaataaaaatgggccgaattttgccaaatccaaattttactgaatttttttcccaacagccctagtgtccAGGTCTGGTAACAGCCAATTATTAGGCAACGTCCCCCCCCTACCCACCTTACTGCCACTAGCACTCTGTGTCTCTACCCATAAGGCATCAAGTCTTATCGGTTGTAATTATTTGGTCTTCCTTGTTCAGTGCCGTGAGAACCTGACACAGGAGCTAAATTATTGAAGTGCTCAATGGTCCTTGCTGGATCGTGGCACCTCTCAACCCCGAGGCTGACACCACAACTAAATTATTTAAGTTCTAAATGCTCCCTGCTGGGTTATATCACCCTCTCAGCCCTCAAACTGCCAACTTAGAACAACCTTCTGGACAAAGGAGGCAATATTGGGGCAGATCCTCTCAGGTCAGGACTGGAGACTGGAGGGATGATGTGGAAGGGGAAGCATGTGTGACCAGAAGCAAACCAGAACGTATCGGATCCTGAGCCATGCAGCAGAGGCCTTTTCCACATGCATCACTTACTCCAGATTTCCCACGTGGTTGATCTGCGAGGCTTGGAATTGCATTTCACGATTTTTGTATGCATGCCTCATATTGCaatgttgttttttctttcaaaatcagttttatcctgtctGCACTGCTTTCCGCCAAAAGTGATGTTTtctagtggtgtgtgtgtgtgtcacatgaTACGTGATGTCGTGGATAACCATACTGGATGGACTGTCCCTCACTTCCCCCTaattttttgctgtttttgcacATGCACTCTAGCACTTATGCGCCCCACCATTAGCTGGGAAAACACGATGCATTTCTAAAAGTTTGCattcaaaatggatgccccaaacCGAAGCACACCATTAGGcatatctgccccccccccccgctgccctttGAAATTCTCCCTGGGCTCGCCAGATGCACAGATGCACATTTAGCTGCAAAGAGGGTGTTTGCAAGTCCACAGGAATAAACAGGCTTTTAAACAATCCTGAGAACTTCTGGAATAATGGGTGGCATTACGAGATCACCTTGTACATGCTTACTTGAAAGAAGATCCCCTGGGGTAACCATCTCCATTTGACACAgagagacttacttctgaataaatgtgCACAGGCTTCACACCACACTGAGTTCCTAattttttaaagcatattttaCAATGAGATAAGCGATCTAACACTGGTTCGATAGTTCGATGGAGCATGATTGCAAAGCAAAGCAGTCGATCGCACTGAGCCTCTCATTTTCGCTCAAAAAAGATGCCCCAAATTGAACTACAACCCACCATGGCACATTTGAACCCCCCAACAACAACTAGAGGCTCAGTGAGTTTGTCTGCTTTGCAATCATGCACCATTGAACTATTGAACCAGTGTTAGATTGCTTatctctttgtttaaaaaaaaattaagggggaaactcagtgtggtgtagagcctgtgcatgtttacttggaagtaagtctctCTGTGTCAAATGGAGGTGGTTACCCCAGGAGacctacttccaagtaagcatgtaCAAGGTGATCCCgtaagtctgggggggggggaatccaagatCCCCACTTCCCACCCATTATTCCAGAAGTTCACGGGATTGTTAAAAAGCCCTGCTCCAACCCCAAAGTGATAACATTTATTTCTTGCTGGGGTTTgggatttttccccctttaaagagCTGGACAAACTCTCCAAACACTATAAACTCCAGCAGACAAACCAGTGATCCAGCATTACATCACTAATCTTCCTTTGCAGAGGAGTCTCCGACTGATGATAAGGAAGGCTGAACAGAGAAAAAATTAAtattatgggggagggagaaggggacagGTTATGGGATATGGATGATAATTTTGGCTTTGGAAGGAgataatggatctaactgaattttaatatgttacaggttctTTCTTGGAACgtcaatggtttgaattctcccaacaaaaggaggaaaatattttaccatttacaaaagtctaaagctaatgttatttgcttacaggagacgcatatactcccaaaagatgtatttagattggaacatttaAGGTTGGGCAAACTTTTTacgtcatgtaatgaaaagaaaaaaaactaatggaatagctatgtatctaCCCTTGTCACTAGAACTGAAAATTATCTATCAAGATGTAGAAGGAAGAATACTGTTGGTGGAAATAATTTGTGGGTTCCAGAAGATATTATTGGTTGGAGTATATGCGCCTAACAACAATCAAAGAATGTTTTACGATAACttagcaataatattagctgaacatgctacagaaaaaatgatatggatgggggactttaatggagtaatggtacctaCGTTAGATAGAtctggtaaaaagaaaaaggcaaaaaatgaaggcaaattacctggaatttttgacgatcttacagatcaatgggatatgtttgatatctggagattgacaaatggtaataagaagggatatacttaTTTTTCATTAAGACATCTTacacactccaggatagatatgttatggctttcgaaagggttGATAAACAGATCAGAGAATCCGGAGATTTTACCTAAGGTATTATCAGACCATAATGCGGTAACAGTAAAAATTAATGTAGGACATAGAAGACAGAACCTTGGAtaataaatgttcttttaaaaaatactaaaatagtggataaaCTGAAGGTGGATGTACAGAATTATTGTAATGAAAATATAGACAAAGGCATTTGGgaggatatagtttgggatgccggcaaggcggtgattagaggagtattaattcaacagaatacaagatggtttaaggaaagggaggcaaagaaaaaacatattttggatgaaataagacaaggggAACGACAGCTTAGAAAATCTCaagataaaatatttaaacaggaCCAGCTTGACAAGATTAGAACATGGCAACAtcagtatgaatttttaatagcGGATGAAATTGAATGGAAAATCatctttaataaacaaagattctttgaacatgctaataagccgggtaaaatgttagcttggcaactcaagcataaagagaaaaaagtaccaataatccaaattaaaaggaagggtaagataacacaAGATAAAGGtgagataatagaaacatttgtggaatattatacaaatttatatagaaagAATCTAGTTTTAGAGAAAGATATGAATGCATATCTCATTAAATCTGATTGGGGGGAAATAACCCAAGAAAAcaaagaattactggattctccaataatTAGAGCAGAACTAGAAGAggtaataaataaaagtaaactaaataaatcaccaggaccagatggatttACCGCATTTTactataaagtatttaaagaccAGCTAATCCCTTATCTACTAGATGTGATGAGCTTATGTTTGATAAATGGcattattcctcaaacatggaaacaagcaaatataacattaatacctAAGGTGAACTTGGATATATCGGATGTCAAAAACTACAGACCGATTTcactattaaataatgattacaaactatttgttgcaattttagctatgagattgaaaagggtattaaatcaagtaatacatgaggatcaagcagGGTTTCTGCCAGGGAGAttaattagtcagaatgtaagggtggtaatagatcttttagaatacgcggaacaagatacaaccccgatagctatgatatttttacatgcggaaaaagcatttgacaacgtgaactggcagtttatgattaaaatattagaatttatggattttggtgagaattttagaaCTGCCATTAAAAGTATATATACTCATCAAACCGCTAATTTGCTGATAAACGGAATGTTATTACCGAAGATTGAGATTCAAAggggaacaagacaaggatgtcctctttctcctttgctgtttattttggtattagaattgttattgaaaaATTTAAGACAAAACG
It contains:
- the LOC130475690 gene encoding cornifelin homolog A-like — translated: MAYQTEMIIDSQPQPMGNSYTFGSQAAWNSDLCDCCSDMGICLCATFVPCILACRVAEQAGECFCLPFLPGTLIALRTGVREKYHIEGTICEDWVVMSCCPLCGLCQLSRELSNRN